In one window of Bombus vancouverensis nearcticus chromosome 10, iyBomVanc1_principal, whole genome shotgun sequence DNA:
- the AP-1gamma gene encoding adaptor protein complex 1, gamma subunit isoform X5, giving the protein MNASEHGFNPAFNMASIKQAFNEAVERVSTVRMPAPTRLRDLIRQIRAARTAAEERTVVNKECAYIRSTFREEDSVWRCRNIAKLLYIHMLGYPAHFGQLECLKLIASPRFTDKRIGYLGAMLLLDERQDVHLLITNCLKNDLNSSTQFVIGLALCTLGAIASPEMARDLASEVERLMKSANAYIRKKAALCAFRIIRRVPELMEMFLPATRSLITEKNHGVLITGVTLITEMCENSVDTLNHFKKECGHREIVPNLVRILKNLILAGYSPEHDVSGVSDPFLQVKILRLLRILGRNDIDASEAMNDILAQVATNTETSKNVGNTILYETVLSIMDIKSESGLRVLAVNILGRFLLNNDKNIRYVALNTLLKTVYVDTSAVQRHRSTILECLKDPDVSIRRRAMELSFALVNSNNIRNMMKELLLFLERADPEFKAQCSSNIVMSAERFAPNKRWHLETLFKVLVAAGNYVRDDVVACTIQLISETQSQQSYAVSALWRALEKDTSDKQPLAQVATWCIGEYGDLLLYGPPSEDIDTPVNLTEDEVIDVYQRLLWSPQNTVVTKQYTLLSLTKLSTRFQKGNEKIRQIIDTFGSNLHIELQQRGIEFSQLFRKYDHLRSALLERMPPMETARPQANGIIGMVNGEPEPEEDKSSVLEASTPPSDSSALLDLLGTTDLGMTSSVSNKSPPSNSTNTVNNNDLLDLLGSLDLSAPTSTSTLPQAQTPLQIFSPTNTTNFLVDGLLNSSSIQNDTLSMIVLDKAGLKITFKLERPPDIADLLIINMSAQNSGSAILTDFLFQAAVPKTFQLQMLSPSSTVIPPSGQVTQVLKVTNISKVPLRMRLRISYTGPTGPVLEQTEVNNFPSLTLQ; this is encoded by the exons ATGAATGCTTCAGAACACGg GTTTAACCCAGCCTTTAATATGGCCTCCATAAAACAAGCATTTAATGAAGCAGTAGAAAGAG TCTCAACAGTTAGAATGCCTGCACCAACTCGATTGAGGGATCTCATCAGACAAATAAGAGCTGCTAGAACTGCAGCAGAAGAAAGGACAGTTGTTAACAAGGAATGTGCTTATATTCGTTCAACATTCAGAGAAGAAGATAGTGTATGGAGATGTCGCAATATTGcgaaacttttatatattcatatgCTTGG ATATCCAGCTCATTTTGGTCAACTAGAATGTCTAAAACTTATTGCATCCCCAAGGTTTACAGATAAACGAATTGGTTACTTAGGTGCAATGTTACTGCTAGATGAACGACAAGATGTTCATCTTTTAATtacaaattgtttaaaaaa TGATTTAAATAGCTCCACACAATTTGTTATTGGTTTGGCATTATGTACTTTGGGTGCAATTGCATCACCAGAAATGGCAAGGGATTTGGCATCTGAAGTTGAGAGGCTAATGAAGTCAGCAAATGCATATATTCGAAAAAAAGCAGCACTTTGTGCATTCAGAATTATTAGACGTGTACCAGAGTTAATGGAAATGTTTCTACCTGCTACTCGTAGTTTAATTACAGAGAAAAACCATGGTGTATTAATTACAGGTGTCACACTTATTACAGAAATGTGTGAAAATAGTGTTGATACATTGAATCATTTTAAAAAG GAATGCGGCCATCGAGAG aTTGTGCCAAATCTTGTGAGGatcttaaaaaatttaatactagCTGGATATTCTCCAGAACATGATGTATCTGGAGTATCTGACCCGTTCCTTCAAGTAAAAATATTACGTCTCCTTCGAATTTTGGGACGTAATGATATCGATGCATCCGAAGCAATGAACGATATACTTGCGCAAGTTGCAACTAATACAGAAACTAGCAAAAATGTTGGAAATactatattatatgaaactgtATTATCTATTATGGATATAAAATCTGAAAGTGGACTGAGAGTGTTAGCAGTGAATATATTAGGtcgatttttattaaataacgaTAAGAACATCCGATATGTTGCTTTGAATACGTTATTAAAAACAGTTTATGTAGATACAAGTGCAGTACAAAGACATCGCTCAACAATCCTG GAGTGTCTAAAAGACCCGGATGTATCGATTAGAAGACGAGCTATGGAGCTTAGTTTTGCACTTGTAAATTCAAACAATATTAGGAACATGATGAAAGAGTTATTACTTTTTTTGGAACGTGCTGATCCAGAATTTAAAGCGCAATGTAGTAGTAACATAGTAATGTCTGCCGAAAGATTTGCGCCAAATAAACGTTGGCATCTTGAAACGTTATTCAAAGTTCTTGTTGCT GCTGGTAATTATGTTCGAGATGATGTAGTAGCATGCACCATTCAGTTAATTTCAGAAACCCAATCACAGCAAAGCTATGCTGTCAGTGCATTGTGGAGAGCACTGGAAAAAGATACATCCGATAAGCAACCTTTGGCTCAAGTTGCAACATGGTGTATTGGTGAATATGGTGATTTATTACTATATGGACCACCATCAGAAGATATAGATACTCCTGTCAAT ttAACAGAAGATGAAGTTATTGATGTTTATCAAAGGTTACTCTGGAGTCCGCAAAATACAGTAGTCACGAAACAATATACATTATTATCTCTCACAAAACTTAGCACAAGATTTCAGAAGGGTAATGA AAAAATTCGTCAAATAATTGATACATTTGGAAGCAATTTACATATAGAATTGCAACAACGAGGTATCGAATTTTCACAGTTGTTCAGAAAATATGATCATTTACGATCTGCATTACTTGAAAGAATGCCTCCTATGGAAACTGCTAGACCACAAGCTAATGGAATTATTGGTATGGTAAATGGTGAACCAGAACCAGAAGAAGATAAATCTTCAGTTTTGGAAGCGAGTACTCCACCATCTGATTCA AGTGCACTTCTAGATTTGCTTGGAACCACCGACTTAGGAATGACATCTTCTGTATCAAATAAAAGTCCACCTTctaattcaacaaatacagtaAACAATAATGATCTTTTGGATCTACTTGGTAGTTTGGATTTAAGTGCACCTACATCTACATCTACACTGCCACAGGCACAAACGCCATTACAAATATTTAGTCCCACTAACACAACAAACTTTTTAGTGGATGGTTTGCTTAATTCATCATCAATTCAAAATG ATACACTTTCTATGATTGTATTGGATAAAGCAGGACTTAAAATAACCTTCAAATTGGAAAGACCACCAGACATTGctgatttattaattattaatatgtcAGCGCAAAATTCTGGAAGTGCTATATTGACTGATTTTCTGTTTCAAGCAGCAGTTCCTAAG acATTCCAACTACAAATGTTGTCACCATCAAGCACAGTCATTCCTCCTTCTGGACAAGTTACTCAAGTATTGAAAGTTACAAATATCAGCAAA GTACCTTTAAGAATGAGATTACGTATATCTTACACTGGACCAACAGGACCAGTTTTGGAACAAACGGAAGTAAATaattttccttccctaacattgCAGTGA
- the AP-1gamma gene encoding adaptor protein complex 1, gamma subunit isoform X9, with translation MPAPTRLRDLIRQIRAARTAAEERTVVNKECAYIRSTFREEDSVWRCRNIAKLLYIHMLGYPAHFGQLECLKLIASPRFTDKRIGYLGAMLLLDERQDVHLLITNCLKNDLNSSTQFVIGLALCTLGAIASPEMARDLASEVERLMKSANAYIRKKAALCAFRIIRRVPELMEMFLPATRSLITEKNHGVLITGVTLITEMCENSVDTLNHFKKECGHREIVPNLVRILKNLILAGYSPEHDVSGVSDPFLQVKILRLLRILGRNDIDASEAMNDILAQVATNTETSKNVGNTILYETVLSIMDIKSESGLRVLAVNILGRFLLNNDKNIRYVALNTLLKTVYVDTSAVQRHRSTILECLKDPDVSIRRRAMELSFALVNSNNIRNMMKELLLFLERADPEFKAQCSSNIVMSAERFAPNKRWHLETLFKVLVAAGNYVRDDVVACTIQLISETQSQQSYAVSALWRALEKDTSDKQPLAQVATWCIGEYGDLLLYGPPSEDIDTPVNLTEDEVIDVYQRLLWSPQNTVVTKQYTLLSLTKLSTRFQKGNEKIRQIIDTFGSNLHIELQQRGIEFSQLFRKYDHLRSALLERMPPMETARPQANGIIGMVNGEPEPEEDKSSVLEASTPPSDSSALLDLLGTTDLGMTSSVSNKSPPSNSTNTVNNNDLLDLLGSLDLSAPTSTSTLPQAQTPLQIFSPTNTTNFLVDGLLNSSSIQNDTLSMIVLDKAGLKITFKLERPPDIADLLIINMSAQNSGSAILTDFLFQAAVPKTFQLQMLSPSSTVIPPSGQVTQVLKVTNISKVPLRMRLRISYTGPTGPVLEQTEVNNFPSLTLQ, from the exons ATGCCTGCACCAACTCGATTGAGGGATCTCATCAGACAAATAAGAGCTGCTAGAACTGCAGCAGAAGAAAGGACAGTTGTTAACAAGGAATGTGCTTATATTCGTTCAACATTCAGAGAAGAAGATAGTGTATGGAGATGTCGCAATATTGcgaaacttttatatattcatatgCTTGG ATATCCAGCTCATTTTGGTCAACTAGAATGTCTAAAACTTATTGCATCCCCAAGGTTTACAGATAAACGAATTGGTTACTTAGGTGCAATGTTACTGCTAGATGAACGACAAGATGTTCATCTTTTAATtacaaattgtttaaaaaa TGATTTAAATAGCTCCACACAATTTGTTATTGGTTTGGCATTATGTACTTTGGGTGCAATTGCATCACCAGAAATGGCAAGGGATTTGGCATCTGAAGTTGAGAGGCTAATGAAGTCAGCAAATGCATATATTCGAAAAAAAGCAGCACTTTGTGCATTCAGAATTATTAGACGTGTACCAGAGTTAATGGAAATGTTTCTACCTGCTACTCGTAGTTTAATTACAGAGAAAAACCATGGTGTATTAATTACAGGTGTCACACTTATTACAGAAATGTGTGAAAATAGTGTTGATACATTGAATCATTTTAAAAAG GAATGCGGCCATCGAGAG aTTGTGCCAAATCTTGTGAGGatcttaaaaaatttaatactagCTGGATATTCTCCAGAACATGATGTATCTGGAGTATCTGACCCGTTCCTTCAAGTAAAAATATTACGTCTCCTTCGAATTTTGGGACGTAATGATATCGATGCATCCGAAGCAATGAACGATATACTTGCGCAAGTTGCAACTAATACAGAAACTAGCAAAAATGTTGGAAATactatattatatgaaactgtATTATCTATTATGGATATAAAATCTGAAAGTGGACTGAGAGTGTTAGCAGTGAATATATTAGGtcgatttttattaaataacgaTAAGAACATCCGATATGTTGCTTTGAATACGTTATTAAAAACAGTTTATGTAGATACAAGTGCAGTACAAAGACATCGCTCAACAATCCTG GAGTGTCTAAAAGACCCGGATGTATCGATTAGAAGACGAGCTATGGAGCTTAGTTTTGCACTTGTAAATTCAAACAATATTAGGAACATGATGAAAGAGTTATTACTTTTTTTGGAACGTGCTGATCCAGAATTTAAAGCGCAATGTAGTAGTAACATAGTAATGTCTGCCGAAAGATTTGCGCCAAATAAACGTTGGCATCTTGAAACGTTATTCAAAGTTCTTGTTGCT GCTGGTAATTATGTTCGAGATGATGTAGTAGCATGCACCATTCAGTTAATTTCAGAAACCCAATCACAGCAAAGCTATGCTGTCAGTGCATTGTGGAGAGCACTGGAAAAAGATACATCCGATAAGCAACCTTTGGCTCAAGTTGCAACATGGTGTATTGGTGAATATGGTGATTTATTACTATATGGACCACCATCAGAAGATATAGATACTCCTGTCAAT ttAACAGAAGATGAAGTTATTGATGTTTATCAAAGGTTACTCTGGAGTCCGCAAAATACAGTAGTCACGAAACAATATACATTATTATCTCTCACAAAACTTAGCACAAGATTTCAGAAGGGTAATGA AAAAATTCGTCAAATAATTGATACATTTGGAAGCAATTTACATATAGAATTGCAACAACGAGGTATCGAATTTTCACAGTTGTTCAGAAAATATGATCATTTACGATCTGCATTACTTGAAAGAATGCCTCCTATGGAAACTGCTAGACCACAAGCTAATGGAATTATTGGTATGGTAAATGGTGAACCAGAACCAGAAGAAGATAAATCTTCAGTTTTGGAAGCGAGTACTCCACCATCTGATTCA AGTGCACTTCTAGATTTGCTTGGAACCACCGACTTAGGAATGACATCTTCTGTATCAAATAAAAGTCCACCTTctaattcaacaaatacagtaAACAATAATGATCTTTTGGATCTACTTGGTAGTTTGGATTTAAGTGCACCTACATCTACATCTACACTGCCACAGGCACAAACGCCATTACAAATATTTAGTCCCACTAACACAACAAACTTTTTAGTGGATGGTTTGCTTAATTCATCATCAATTCAAAATG ATACACTTTCTATGATTGTATTGGATAAAGCAGGACTTAAAATAACCTTCAAATTGGAAAGACCACCAGACATTGctgatttattaattattaatatgtcAGCGCAAAATTCTGGAAGTGCTATATTGACTGATTTTCTGTTTCAAGCAGCAGTTCCTAAG acATTCCAACTACAAATGTTGTCACCATCAAGCACAGTCATTCCTCCTTCTGGACAAGTTACTCAAGTATTGAAAGTTACAAATATCAGCAAA GTACCTTTAAGAATGAGATTACGTATATCTTACACTGGACCAACAGGACCAGTTTTGGAACAAACGGAAGTAAATaattttccttccctaacattgCAGTGA
- the AP-1gamma gene encoding adaptor protein complex 1, gamma subunit isoform X6 — MNASEHGFNPAFNMASIKQAFNEAVERVRMPAPTRLRDLIRQIRAARTAAEERTVVNKECAYIRSTFREEDSVWRCRNIAKLLYIHMLGYPAHFGQLECLKLIASPRFTDKRIGYLGAMLLLDERQDVHLLITNCLKNDLNSSTQFVIGLALCTLGAIASPEMARDLASEVERLMKSANAYIRKKAALCAFRIIRRVPELMEMFLPATRSLITEKNHGVLITGVTLITEMCENSVDTLNHFKKECGHREIVPNLVRILKNLILAGYSPEHDVSGVSDPFLQVKILRLLRILGRNDIDASEAMNDILAQVATNTETSKNVGNTILYETVLSIMDIKSESGLRVLAVNILGRFLLNNDKNIRYVALNTLLKTVYVDTSAVQRHRSTILECLKDPDVSIRRRAMELSFALVNSNNIRNMMKELLLFLERADPEFKAQCSSNIVMSAERFAPNKRWHLETLFKVLVAAGNYVRDDVVACTIQLISETQSQQSYAVSALWRALEKDTSDKQPLAQVATWCIGEYGDLLLYGPPSEDIDTPVNLTEDEVIDVYQRLLWSPQNTVVTKQYTLLSLTKLSTRFQKGNEKIRQIIDTFGSNLHIELQQRGIEFSQLFRKYDHLRSALLERMPPMETARPQANGIIGMVNGEPEPEEDKSSVLEASTPPSDSSALLDLLGTTDLGMTSSVSNKSPPSNSTNTVNNNDLLDLLGSLDLSAPTSTSTLPQAQTPLQIFSPTNTTNFLVDGLLNSSSIQNDTLSMIVLDKAGLKITFKLERPPDIADLLIINMSAQNSGSAILTDFLFQAAVPKTFQLQMLSPSSTVIPPSGQVTQVLKVTNISKVPLRMRLRISYTGPTGPVLEQTEVNNFPSLTLQ; from the exons ATGAATGCTTCAGAACACGg GTTTAACCCAGCCTTTAATATGGCCTCCATAAAACAAGCATTTAATGAAGCAGTAGAAAGAG TTAGAATGCCTGCACCAACTCGATTGAGGGATCTCATCAGACAAATAAGAGCTGCTAGAACTGCAGCAGAAGAAAGGACAGTTGTTAACAAGGAATGTGCTTATATTCGTTCAACATTCAGAGAAGAAGATAGTGTATGGAGATGTCGCAATATTGcgaaacttttatatattcatatgCTTGG ATATCCAGCTCATTTTGGTCAACTAGAATGTCTAAAACTTATTGCATCCCCAAGGTTTACAGATAAACGAATTGGTTACTTAGGTGCAATGTTACTGCTAGATGAACGACAAGATGTTCATCTTTTAATtacaaattgtttaaaaaa TGATTTAAATAGCTCCACACAATTTGTTATTGGTTTGGCATTATGTACTTTGGGTGCAATTGCATCACCAGAAATGGCAAGGGATTTGGCATCTGAAGTTGAGAGGCTAATGAAGTCAGCAAATGCATATATTCGAAAAAAAGCAGCACTTTGTGCATTCAGAATTATTAGACGTGTACCAGAGTTAATGGAAATGTTTCTACCTGCTACTCGTAGTTTAATTACAGAGAAAAACCATGGTGTATTAATTACAGGTGTCACACTTATTACAGAAATGTGTGAAAATAGTGTTGATACATTGAATCATTTTAAAAAG GAATGCGGCCATCGAGAG aTTGTGCCAAATCTTGTGAGGatcttaaaaaatttaatactagCTGGATATTCTCCAGAACATGATGTATCTGGAGTATCTGACCCGTTCCTTCAAGTAAAAATATTACGTCTCCTTCGAATTTTGGGACGTAATGATATCGATGCATCCGAAGCAATGAACGATATACTTGCGCAAGTTGCAACTAATACAGAAACTAGCAAAAATGTTGGAAATactatattatatgaaactgtATTATCTATTATGGATATAAAATCTGAAAGTGGACTGAGAGTGTTAGCAGTGAATATATTAGGtcgatttttattaaataacgaTAAGAACATCCGATATGTTGCTTTGAATACGTTATTAAAAACAGTTTATGTAGATACAAGTGCAGTACAAAGACATCGCTCAACAATCCTG GAGTGTCTAAAAGACCCGGATGTATCGATTAGAAGACGAGCTATGGAGCTTAGTTTTGCACTTGTAAATTCAAACAATATTAGGAACATGATGAAAGAGTTATTACTTTTTTTGGAACGTGCTGATCCAGAATTTAAAGCGCAATGTAGTAGTAACATAGTAATGTCTGCCGAAAGATTTGCGCCAAATAAACGTTGGCATCTTGAAACGTTATTCAAAGTTCTTGTTGCT GCTGGTAATTATGTTCGAGATGATGTAGTAGCATGCACCATTCAGTTAATTTCAGAAACCCAATCACAGCAAAGCTATGCTGTCAGTGCATTGTGGAGAGCACTGGAAAAAGATACATCCGATAAGCAACCTTTGGCTCAAGTTGCAACATGGTGTATTGGTGAATATGGTGATTTATTACTATATGGACCACCATCAGAAGATATAGATACTCCTGTCAAT ttAACAGAAGATGAAGTTATTGATGTTTATCAAAGGTTACTCTGGAGTCCGCAAAATACAGTAGTCACGAAACAATATACATTATTATCTCTCACAAAACTTAGCACAAGATTTCAGAAGGGTAATGA AAAAATTCGTCAAATAATTGATACATTTGGAAGCAATTTACATATAGAATTGCAACAACGAGGTATCGAATTTTCACAGTTGTTCAGAAAATATGATCATTTACGATCTGCATTACTTGAAAGAATGCCTCCTATGGAAACTGCTAGACCACAAGCTAATGGAATTATTGGTATGGTAAATGGTGAACCAGAACCAGAAGAAGATAAATCTTCAGTTTTGGAAGCGAGTACTCCACCATCTGATTCA AGTGCACTTCTAGATTTGCTTGGAACCACCGACTTAGGAATGACATCTTCTGTATCAAATAAAAGTCCACCTTctaattcaacaaatacagtaAACAATAATGATCTTTTGGATCTACTTGGTAGTTTGGATTTAAGTGCACCTACATCTACATCTACACTGCCACAGGCACAAACGCCATTACAAATATTTAGTCCCACTAACACAACAAACTTTTTAGTGGATGGTTTGCTTAATTCATCATCAATTCAAAATG ATACACTTTCTATGATTGTATTGGATAAAGCAGGACTTAAAATAACCTTCAAATTGGAAAGACCACCAGACATTGctgatttattaattattaatatgtcAGCGCAAAATTCTGGAAGTGCTATATTGACTGATTTTCTGTTTCAAGCAGCAGTTCCTAAG acATTCCAACTACAAATGTTGTCACCATCAAGCACAGTCATTCCTCCTTCTGGACAAGTTACTCAAGTATTGAAAGTTACAAATATCAGCAAA GTACCTTTAAGAATGAGATTACGTATATCTTACACTGGACCAACAGGACCAGTTTTGGAACAAACGGAAGTAAATaattttccttccctaacattgCAGTGA
- the AP-1gamma gene encoding adaptor protein complex 1, gamma subunit isoform X2 has product MWTYYESEDWSVLPPELNRRFNPAFNMASIKQAFNEAVERVRMPAPTRLRDLIRQIRAARTAAEERTVVNKECAYIRSTFREEDSVWRCRNIAKLLYIHMLGYPAHFGQLECLKLIASPRFTDKRIGYLGAMLLLDERQDVHLLITNCLKNDLNSSTQFVIGLALCTLGAIASPEMARDLASEVERLMKSANAYIRKKAALCAFRIIRRVPELMEMFLPATRSLITEKNHGVLITGVTLITEMCENSVDTLNHFKKECGHREIVPNLVRILKNLILAGYSPEHDVSGVSDPFLQVKILRLLRILGRNDIDASEAMNDILAQVATNTETSKNVGNTILYETVLSIMDIKSESGLRVLAVNILGRFLLNNDKNIRYVALNTLLKTVYVDTSAVQRHRSTILECLKDPDVSIRRRAMELSFALVNSNNIRNMMKELLLFLERADPEFKAQCSSNIVMSAERFAPNKRWHLETLFKVLVAAGNYVRDDVVACTIQLISETQSQQSYAVSALWRALEKDTSDKQPLAQVATWCIGEYGDLLLYGPPSEDIDTPVNLTEDEVIDVYQRLLWSPQNTVVTKQYTLLSLTKLSTRFQKGNEKIRQIIDTFGSNLHIELQQRGIEFSQLFRKYDHLRSALLERMPPMETARPQANGIIGMVNGEPEPEEDKSSVLEASTPPSDSSALLDLLGTTDLGMTSSVSNKSPPSNSTNTVNNNDLLDLLGSLDLSAPTSTSTLPQAQTPLQIFSPTNTTNFLVDGLLNSSSIQNDTLSMIVLDKAGLKITFKLERPPDIADLLIINMSAQNSGSAILTDFLFQAAVPKTFQLQMLSPSSTVIPPSGQVTQVLKVTNISKVPLRMRLRISYTGPTGPVLEQTEVNNFPSLTLQ; this is encoded by the exons GTTTAACCCAGCCTTTAATATGGCCTCCATAAAACAAGCATTTAATGAAGCAGTAGAAAGAG TTAGAATGCCTGCACCAACTCGATTGAGGGATCTCATCAGACAAATAAGAGCTGCTAGAACTGCAGCAGAAGAAAGGACAGTTGTTAACAAGGAATGTGCTTATATTCGTTCAACATTCAGAGAAGAAGATAGTGTATGGAGATGTCGCAATATTGcgaaacttttatatattcatatgCTTGG ATATCCAGCTCATTTTGGTCAACTAGAATGTCTAAAACTTATTGCATCCCCAAGGTTTACAGATAAACGAATTGGTTACTTAGGTGCAATGTTACTGCTAGATGAACGACAAGATGTTCATCTTTTAATtacaaattgtttaaaaaa TGATTTAAATAGCTCCACACAATTTGTTATTGGTTTGGCATTATGTACTTTGGGTGCAATTGCATCACCAGAAATGGCAAGGGATTTGGCATCTGAAGTTGAGAGGCTAATGAAGTCAGCAAATGCATATATTCGAAAAAAAGCAGCACTTTGTGCATTCAGAATTATTAGACGTGTACCAGAGTTAATGGAAATGTTTCTACCTGCTACTCGTAGTTTAATTACAGAGAAAAACCATGGTGTATTAATTACAGGTGTCACACTTATTACAGAAATGTGTGAAAATAGTGTTGATACATTGAATCATTTTAAAAAG GAATGCGGCCATCGAGAG aTTGTGCCAAATCTTGTGAGGatcttaaaaaatttaatactagCTGGATATTCTCCAGAACATGATGTATCTGGAGTATCTGACCCGTTCCTTCAAGTAAAAATATTACGTCTCCTTCGAATTTTGGGACGTAATGATATCGATGCATCCGAAGCAATGAACGATATACTTGCGCAAGTTGCAACTAATACAGAAACTAGCAAAAATGTTGGAAATactatattatatgaaactgtATTATCTATTATGGATATAAAATCTGAAAGTGGACTGAGAGTGTTAGCAGTGAATATATTAGGtcgatttttattaaataacgaTAAGAACATCCGATATGTTGCTTTGAATACGTTATTAAAAACAGTTTATGTAGATACAAGTGCAGTACAAAGACATCGCTCAACAATCCTG GAGTGTCTAAAAGACCCGGATGTATCGATTAGAAGACGAGCTATGGAGCTTAGTTTTGCACTTGTAAATTCAAACAATATTAGGAACATGATGAAAGAGTTATTACTTTTTTTGGAACGTGCTGATCCAGAATTTAAAGCGCAATGTAGTAGTAACATAGTAATGTCTGCCGAAAGATTTGCGCCAAATAAACGTTGGCATCTTGAAACGTTATTCAAAGTTCTTGTTGCT GCTGGTAATTATGTTCGAGATGATGTAGTAGCATGCACCATTCAGTTAATTTCAGAAACCCAATCACAGCAAAGCTATGCTGTCAGTGCATTGTGGAGAGCACTGGAAAAAGATACATCCGATAAGCAACCTTTGGCTCAAGTTGCAACATGGTGTATTGGTGAATATGGTGATTTATTACTATATGGACCACCATCAGAAGATATAGATACTCCTGTCAAT ttAACAGAAGATGAAGTTATTGATGTTTATCAAAGGTTACTCTGGAGTCCGCAAAATACAGTAGTCACGAAACAATATACATTATTATCTCTCACAAAACTTAGCACAAGATTTCAGAAGGGTAATGA AAAAATTCGTCAAATAATTGATACATTTGGAAGCAATTTACATATAGAATTGCAACAACGAGGTATCGAATTTTCACAGTTGTTCAGAAAATATGATCATTTACGATCTGCATTACTTGAAAGAATGCCTCCTATGGAAACTGCTAGACCACAAGCTAATGGAATTATTGGTATGGTAAATGGTGAACCAGAACCAGAAGAAGATAAATCTTCAGTTTTGGAAGCGAGTACTCCACCATCTGATTCA AGTGCACTTCTAGATTTGCTTGGAACCACCGACTTAGGAATGACATCTTCTGTATCAAATAAAAGTCCACCTTctaattcaacaaatacagtaAACAATAATGATCTTTTGGATCTACTTGGTAGTTTGGATTTAAGTGCACCTACATCTACATCTACACTGCCACAGGCACAAACGCCATTACAAATATTTAGTCCCACTAACACAACAAACTTTTTAGTGGATGGTTTGCTTAATTCATCATCAATTCAAAATG ATACACTTTCTATGATTGTATTGGATAAAGCAGGACTTAAAATAACCTTCAAATTGGAAAGACCACCAGACATTGctgatttattaattattaatatgtcAGCGCAAAATTCTGGAAGTGCTATATTGACTGATTTTCTGTTTCAAGCAGCAGTTCCTAAG acATTCCAACTACAAATGTTGTCACCATCAAGCACAGTCATTCCTCCTTCTGGACAAGTTACTCAAGTATTGAAAGTTACAAATATCAGCAAA GTACCTTTAAGAATGAGATTACGTATATCTTACACTGGACCAACAGGACCAGTTTTGGAACAAACGGAAGTAAATaattttccttccctaacattgCAGTGA